The Dreissena polymorpha isolate Duluth1 chromosome 10, UMN_Dpol_1.0, whole genome shotgun sequence genome includes a region encoding these proteins:
- the LOC127848617 gene encoding uncharacterized protein LOC127848617: MPRKKKKSILEKKPSLLFLESPLHIQHNVPTPVLCARHPPTADTVPVENLQHLTWVSPQFRYSAASTSDCGKRHTRRRRHSIASHKVPLVSDLQPCNKENRLHNQTVNRLRKYRSLKFLGDRTAVQSVIEDVEVTINDHYSTASESEAPQSGADDITNDSPEINWDAFKRRITRCRTRSAEYNKHSTASLEPKLKRKKNGMAVSDQEQLQSGAPVKRLFSDNIPFSSSICIPKIVAKANIMETEHTGRTDDARHPVLDSDTHVSETSEEETKSPHIRRSDRLLFLQSQKLPTKVQTILAPDTPESEYGWSIRQRQLIKYVKNKS, encoded by the exons ATGCCCAGAAAGAAGAAAAAGTCCATACTGGAGAAGAAACCCTCGCTATTGTTCCTTGAATCTCCACTGCATATCCAGCATAATGTGCCAACGCCTGTGTTGTGTGCCAGGCACCCTCCTACTGCTGACACTGTGCCAGTCGAGAACTTACAACATCTTACCTGG GTCTCCCCTCAGTTTCGATACTCTGCTGCTAGTACAAGTGATTGTGGGAAACGTCATACAAGACGCCGCCGTCACAGCatagcttcccataaagttccaCTGGTATCAGACCTTCAACCATGTAACAAGGAAAACAGATTACATAATCAGACGGTGAATAGACTAAGGAAGTACCGGTCACTGAAATTTCTCGGAGACAGGACAGCTGTGCAGAGTGTGATAGAAGATGTTGAAGTGACAATAAATGATCATTATAGCACTGCTTCAGAAAGTGAAGCTCCACAATCAGGTGCAGATGACATAACAAACGACAGCCCAGAAATAAACTGGGATGCTTTTAAGAGGAGAATAACTAGATGTAGGACCAGAAGTGCCGAATATAACAAGCACTCAACAGCATCTCTTGAACCCAAATTAAAAAGGAAGAAGAATGGAATGGCTGTAAGTGATCAGGAGCAATTACAGTCTGGCGCTCCAGTAAAAAGATTATTCAGTGATAACATTCCGTTTTCCTCTTCTATTTGCATACCAAAAATTGTGGCAAAAGCAAATATCATGGAAACAGAACACACTGGACGTACTGATGATGCAAGACACCCTGTTTTGGACTCAGATACCCATGTATCGGAAACCAGTGAAGAAGAGACAAAATCTCCACACATTCGTAGATCTGACAGGTTACTGTTTTTGCAATCTCAAAAATTGCCAACTAAAGTACAAACAATACTGGCACCTGATACCCCTGAGTCTGAGTATGGCTGGTCCATACGGCAAAGACAGCTTATTAAGTATGTGAAAAATAAATCTTGA